The following are encoded in a window of Bacteroidota bacterium genomic DNA:
- a CDS encoding sulfatase-like hydrolase/transferase has protein sequence MKTASGKGNTAWLATRSMLQQAAFWLLLFAVFRAVFLVYHIPLLSGIPFGNIAASFWFALPLDLSACSYILLLPFLICVIQTFYSPRWLNYITITYTIIIILIFSGITTAELGVFEEWRTKLHYKALLYLLHPAEIMDTAPTGTFILLGLIFLAQAALFIFIFLKWAFIRITGAKRRIFFTFGFFVCASALLFLGVRGGTRQIPINQSESYFSKYEILNLAAVNSGWNLAHSIANNYGIMEKNPYVFYNRNDAENIVKKMYSVPCDSTKMILNTARPNIVMFILEGWSADLIESLGGEKGITPWFHEMEHEGILFTDIYSSGTRSQQGMSAIFGGFPATPLTTITQSPEKYSKLPSFSKDLKTAGYTTSYTFGGQLIYGNIKSYIMDNGFDRVVEDADFDASIPRGKLGIHDEFTFPLFAKDLEQEQQPFFSAIFTISTHSPYDMNMDEPLQWPVLEKKYVNAALYDDRCIHTFMESVKQKPWYANTLFVFVSDHGHSSYKNREFTTPAYHKIVFMLYGEAIKKEFRGTKVTQTGSQVDVAATLLPQLGMSAEKFVWSKNLLNPCTPGFAFYAFEEGLGWVRPGGYYVYDARTKSDHEIVTASPLISKDTLVKEGKSYLQCVFQEYMEK, from the coding sequence ATGAAAACAGCTTCGGGAAAGGGGAATACGGCATGGCTTGCAACGCGTTCAATGCTGCAGCAGGCGGCATTCTGGCTGCTGCTCTTTGCAGTGTTCAGAGCGGTATTTCTGGTATATCATATCCCTTTGCTCAGCGGAATTCCGTTTGGAAATATTGCCGCAAGCTTCTGGTTCGCCCTCCCACTCGACCTTTCGGCATGTTCCTATATACTATTGCTGCCATTTCTGATATGCGTAATACAAACGTTTTACAGCCCGCGATGGCTGAATTACATTACGATTACCTACACAATCATCATTATTCTTATCTTTTCAGGAATTACAACAGCCGAGCTGGGCGTGTTTGAAGAGTGGCGCACCAAGCTTCATTACAAAGCGCTGCTGTATCTGCTGCATCCGGCTGAAATCATGGATACCGCACCCACCGGCACCTTCATATTACTCGGACTGATTTTTCTGGCACAGGCGGCACTGTTCATTTTCATTTTTTTAAAGTGGGCATTCATCCGCATTACCGGTGCAAAGCGCCGTATTTTTTTCACCTTCGGCTTCTTTGTGTGTGCTTCGGCGCTGCTGTTTCTCGGAGTGCGGGGCGGGACACGGCAGATACCCATCAACCAGAGCGAATCGTATTTTTCAAAATATGAAATACTGAACCTTGCCGCCGTAAATTCAGGATGGAACCTGGCACACAGCATTGCAAACAATTACGGCATCATGGAAAAAAATCCGTACGTCTTCTATAACAGGAATGACGCGGAAAACATTGTTAAAAAGATGTATTCCGTCCCCTGCGATTCAACAAAAATGATACTGAACACTGCCCGTCCCAACATCGTTATGTTCATTCTCGAAGGCTGGTCGGCAGACCTTATAGAATCGCTGGGTGGCGAAAAGGGCATTACACCCTGGTTTCATGAAATGGAACATGAAGGCATCCTTTTTACAGATATTTATAGCAGCGGAACGCGCTCTCAGCAAGGCATGTCTGCCATATTCGGGGGATTTCCGGCAACGCCGCTTACCACCATTACCCAATCGCCTGAGAAATACAGCAAGCTGCCATCGTTCAGCAAAGACCTAAAAACAGCGGGCTACACAACGTCGTACACCTTTGGCGGACAGCTTATTTATGGTAACATAAAAAGCTATATCATGGATAACGGCTTCGACCGTGTGGTGGAAGACGCCGATTTTGATGCATCAATACCCCGCGGAAAGCTGGGCATTCACGACGAGTTCACATTTCCGCTGTTTGCGAAAGACCTGGAACAGGAGCAGCAGCCGTTCTTTTCAGCAATATTTACCATCAGCACGCATTCGCCTTACGATATGAACATGGATGAACCGCTGCAATGGCCGGTGCTCGAAAAAAAGTATGTAAACGCCGCCCTGTACGACGACCGCTGCATCCACACATTTATGGAAAGCGTAAAGCAAAAACCGTGGTATGCCAATACGCTGTTCGTCTTTGTCTCCGACCACGGTCACAGCTCCTACAAAAACAGGGAGTTTACAACGCCCGCCTATCATAAAATTGTATTCATGCTTTATGGTGAAGCAATAAAAAAGGAATTTCGCGGTACAAAGGTTACCCAGACCGGCTCTCAGGTGGATGTGGCAGCCACACTGCTGCCTCAGCTCGGCATGAGTGCCGAAAAATTCGTGTGGAGCAAGAACCTGCTCAACCCCTGCACTCCCGGTTTCGCGTTCTATGCTTTTGAAGAAGGGCTCGGATGGGTGCGCCCCGGCGGCTACTATGTATATGACGCACGCACAAAAAGCGACCATGAAATAGTTACCGCCTCACCCCTTATCAGCAAAGACACCCTTGTAAAAGAAGGAAAATCGTATCTTCAATGCGTTTTTCAGGAATACATGGAGAAATAA
- the clpP gene encoding ATP-dependent Clp endopeptidase proteolytic subunit ClpP, with protein MDSSKEFRKFATGHLGISSSRLDKFAAAQDMTRTIIEERQMNFREVDVFSRLMMDRIIFLGTPIDDYIANVIQAQLLFLESADAKKDIQIYLNTPGGSVYAGLGIYDTMQYITPDVATICTGMAASMGAILLCAGVTGKRTALKHSRILIHQPMGGAEGQASDIEITAREIQKLKKELYEIIALHSGQKYDKIWKDADRDFWMTATEAKEYGMIDEVLQKTKK; from the coding sequence ATGGACTCCAGCAAAGAATTCAGGAAATTCGCCACCGGGCATCTCGGTATCAGCAGCAGCAGGCTTGATAAATTTGCCGCCGCACAGGATATGACACGTACTATCATTGAAGAGCGTCAGATGAACTTCCGCGAGGTTGACGTATTCTCACGCCTGATGATGGACCGCATCATTTTTCTCGGAACACCCATCGACGATTATATCGCCAACGTTATTCAGGCACAGCTGCTCTTCCTCGAATCAGCCGACGCCAAAAAAGATATTCAGATATATTTAAATACTCCCGGCGGCTCCGTTTACGCAGGTCTGGGTATTTATGACACCATGCAGTACATCACTCCCGATGTAGCCACCATCTGTACCGGTATGGCAGCATCCATGGGCGCTATTCTGCTGTGCGCAGGCGTTACAGGCAAACGCACCGCCCTTAAGCACTCTCGCATACTGATTCATCAGCCAATGGGCGGCGCCGAAGGACAGGCATCGGACATTGAAATCACCGCACGCGAAATTCAGAAACTGAAGAAAGAACTGTATGAAATCATCGCGCTGCATTCAGGTCAGAAATATGATAAAATATGGAAAGATGCTGACCGCGATTTCTGGATGACCGCTACCGAAGCCAAGGAATATGGCATGATTGACGAAGTACTGCAAAAAACCAAGAAGTAA
- a CDS encoding GNAT family N-acetyltransferase — protein MEYKFDILTTPADEELCATMMSENEPWITLKRDYDKCLENIRNPLAEKYLLRVGEEIAGFAILQMNGSFAGYIQSILMAEKYRGQGLGKHFIGFLEGRIYADQPNVFLCVSSFNTRAMELYKRLDYEQVGELKDFVVRGHSEFIMRKTIGPKSEYF, from the coding sequence ATGGAATACAAATTTGATATCCTTACCACCCCTGCCGATGAGGAATTGTGCGCAACCATGATGTCGGAAAACGAACCATGGATCACACTCAAACGCGATTATGATAAATGTCTGGAGAACATCCGCAATCCGCTGGCCGAAAAATACCTGCTGCGCGTAGGCGAAGAAATTGCAGGTTTCGCAATACTGCAGATGAACGGCAGCTTTGCAGGTTACATACAGAGTATTCTGATGGCTGAGAAGTACCGCGGACAGGGACTCGGAAAGCATTTCATCGGATTTCTGGAAGGGCGCATCTATGCCGATCAGCCGAACGTTTTCCTCTGTGTTTCGTCGTTTAACACACGAGCCATGGAGCTTTATAAACGGCTGGATTACGAACAGGTGGGCGAACTCAAAGACTTTGTAGTGCGCGGTCATTCCGAATTCATCATGCGGAAAACCATTGGACCGAAGTCGGAATATTTCTGA
- a CDS encoding acyltransferase, protein MDHNTDFEDIRPFHDHEVPAAINLLLRDPGFVMFTRFLFPTVNKSDLFRSFRTIQTVKEFQEKFALTAIDSIIKRTVKGLTYNGQNLLDKASSHLFISNHRDIILDSALLNYILFKNGFETSELAIGENLLLSPFITNVVKLNKSFTVMRNGSSRELYDYSKRLSAYIRYTLNEKNTSIWIAQREGRAKDCDDRTQVGLLKMLMMASEAMPGNALELLHIAPFSVSYEFDPCDMLKAVELYYKEKQLPYERTPEIDTESMLTGISGPKGRIHLEFTPRISDRDVPYDTEGNLNDWLKELANYIDQRIHQSYMLWPTNYAAYDMLHKTERFSGEYTADELAYFTKYLTEKAAMAPSDTDKDEIIRLMLVMYAFPLRNKLGI, encoded by the coding sequence ATGGACCACAACACAGATTTTGAAGATATCAGACCATTTCATGACCATGAAGTTCCCGCTGCCATTAACCTGTTGCTTAGGGATCCGGGCTTTGTGATGTTTACCCGTTTTCTATTCCCGACCGTAAATAAATCGGACTTGTTCAGAAGTTTCAGAACCATTCAGACCGTTAAAGAATTTCAGGAGAAATTTGCGCTCACGGCCATTGACTCGATTATAAAACGTACAGTAAAAGGGCTGACTTATAATGGTCAAAACCTGCTTGACAAAGCGAGTTCTCATCTTTTCATATCCAATCATCGCGATATAATTCTTGACAGTGCACTGCTCAATTATATATTATTTAAAAATGGCTTTGAGACGTCGGAACTGGCCATTGGAGAGAATCTTCTGTTATCGCCTTTCATCACGAATGTTGTAAAACTGAACAAGAGTTTTACGGTGATGCGCAATGGCAGCTCACGCGAATTATACGATTATTCCAAACGGCTGTCGGCCTATATCCGGTACACGCTGAACGAAAAAAATACTTCTATATGGATAGCTCAGCGCGAAGGGCGCGCCAAGGACTGCGATGACCGCACTCAGGTTGGATTATTGAAAATGCTGATGATGGCCAGTGAAGCCATGCCGGGAAATGCACTTGAATTGCTTCATATTGCACCCTTCTCGGTTTCCTATGAGTTTGACCCCTGTGATATGCTCAAGGCTGTGGAGTTGTATTATAAAGAGAAGCAGTTACCCTACGAACGGACTCCCGAAATTGATACTGAATCGATGCTCACCGGTATTTCCGGTCCTAAAGGCAGGATACATCTGGAGTTTACGCCGCGTATTTCCGACCGTGATGTTCCTTACGATACAGAAGGCAATCTGAATGACTGGCTCAAGGAGCTTGCGAATTATATCGATCAGCGGATTCATCAGTCGTACATGCTTTGGCCAACCAATTATGCTGCATATGACATGCTTCATAAAACCGAGCGTTTTTCTGGCGAATATACGGCAGACGAACTGGCATATTTCACGAAATACCTGACTGAAAAGGCTGCCATGGCACCATCGGATACGGATAAAGACGAAATTATCCGTCTGATGCTGGTTATGTATGCGTTTCCTTTACGGAATAAGCTGGGAATCTAA
- the tig gene encoding trigger factor has protein sequence MNITRENTGELTATVKIEIEKNDYQPIVDKKLKEYQRKANIPGFRPGHVPFGMVKKMYGKAIMMDEINTILSDSINKYIEDNKIDVIGHPLPNHEKNTPLELEEIDNYTFHFDLGLSPEFEVVIPEKLKLNQYTITVNDELVDKYVKDIRKKYGKYVNPETTEENDMIFGDFTELDDKGNAKEDGIKNSSYIYLEHITDKATKKKLIGLKIGDKAVVDPTKMTDKEHETAYLLGVKLEQVADIKSNFEFSVKAINRVEPAAIDNELFEKVFKHEVITSEEQFRARIKADATANFGREAEKQFMSDAVAAIIKETNISLPDEFLKRFFLETSKEEDVTKEKIDAEYPGYVDVLKWQLIENKIIRDNNLAVTEDEIREYIKGFFRQGKKEEEHNHEHDHEHEHHHDHDHGHDHEHEHHHDHEHDHEHDHHHEESPATDESRLDHIANTIMQNKEEMKKINDTLYDTKMLTLFRSKLKVENKEISYEEFIKLGASQK, from the coding sequence ATGAATATCACACGCGAGAATACAGGCGAACTGACCGCTACAGTAAAGATTGAAATTGAAAAAAATGATTATCAGCCCATCGTTGATAAAAAGTTGAAAGAATACCAGCGCAAAGCCAATATCCCCGGATTCAGACCCGGTCATGTTCCTTTCGGAATGGTGAAGAAAATGTACGGCAAAGCCATCATGATGGATGAAATCAACACCATCCTTTCCGATTCAATCAACAAATATATTGAAGATAATAAAATTGATGTAATCGGCCATCCGCTTCCCAACCACGAAAAAAACACACCGCTCGAACTCGAAGAAATTGATAATTATACCTTCCATTTCGACCTCGGCCTTTCACCCGAATTTGAAGTGGTGATACCCGAAAAACTGAAACTGAATCAGTATACCATTACAGTTAATGACGAGCTGGTTGACAAATACGTGAAAGACATCCGCAAAAAATACGGCAAATACGTAAACCCGGAAACAACCGAAGAAAACGATATGATTTTCGGTGACTTCACCGAACTCGATGATAAAGGCAATGCTAAAGAAGACGGCATTAAAAACAGCAGTTACATCTATCTTGAGCACATCACCGATAAGGCAACCAAGAAAAAACTGATTGGTCTCAAAATAGGCGACAAAGCCGTAGTTGACCCAACCAAAATGACCGACAAAGAGCACGAAACCGCTTATTTACTGGGCGTGAAACTCGAGCAGGTGGCTGACATTAAATCAAATTTCGAATTCAGCGTGAAAGCTATAAACCGCGTTGAACCCGCTGCCATCGACAACGAACTGTTTGAAAAAGTATTCAAACACGAAGTGATTACTTCGGAAGAACAATTCCGCGCAAGAATTAAAGCAGATGCTACGGCAAACTTCGGCCGTGAAGCCGAAAAACAATTCATGTCCGACGCCGTTGCAGCCATCATCAAAGAAACCAACATCAGCCTTCCCGACGAATTCCTGAAACGTTTCTTCCTTGAAACAAGCAAAGAAGAAGATGTTACGAAAGAAAAAATTGACGCCGAATATCCCGGATACGTTGACGTACTGAAATGGCAGCTCATCGAAAACAAAATCATACGCGATAACAATCTGGCAGTGACCGAAGATGAAATCAGAGAGTACATCAAAGGATTCTTCCGTCAGGGTAAAAAAGAAGAAGAGCACAATCATGAACATGACCACGAACATGAGCATCACCACGACCATGACCACGGACACGACCATGAGCACGAACATCACCACGACCACGAGCATGACCATGAGCACGACCATCATCATGAAGAAAGTCCTGCTACCGACGAATCGCGTCTTGACCACATCGCCAATACCATCATGCAGAATAAAGAGGAAATGAAGAAAATCAACGATACCCTGTATGATACCAAGATGTTAACACTCTTCCGTTCAAAACTCAAGGTTGAGAACAAGGAGATTAGTTATGAAGAATTTATTAAATTAGGTGCGTCGCAAAAATAA
- a CDS encoding DNA replication/repair protein RecF: protein MHLQNLFLSNFKNYRNAELQFTDKINCFVGDNGVGKTNLLDAIYYLSFCKSFFNQSDSQNILHDEDFFLVKGTFSREEMTDDTVSCLQKRGQRKQFRINKKEYERLSEHIGLFPSVMVSPADTELIYGGSDERRKFMDSVISQFDRIYLDDLIAYNKALFQRNRLLKLFGSGMPFDNDALDIWDVQLANLGSRIFEKRTAFIQGFTPVFDRLFSKISQDREGVTLEYQSQLSEEKPDVLLRNSISRDCAAQFTTCGIHKDDLQFNLGGLPIRKFGSQGQQKTFTIAIRLAQFEYIRTIKDFKPLLLFDDIFDKLDEHRVRQLLDLVSEHSFGQVFISDTHPERIINTIKSIEAETKVFKIHDGLVTEILNGNE from the coding sequence ATGCACCTGCAAAATCTTTTTCTGAGCAATTTCAAGAATTACCGTAATGCTGAGCTTCAGTTTACCGATAAAATCAATTGCTTTGTAGGCGATAACGGCGTTGGCAAAACAAACCTGCTTGACGCGATTTATTACCTGTCGTTTTGCAAGAGCTTTTTCAACCAGTCTGATTCGCAGAATATTTTGCATGACGAAGATTTTTTTCTTGTCAAAGGCACCTTTTCACGCGAAGAAATGACAGATGATACTGTGAGTTGTCTTCAGAAACGAGGTCAGCGCAAGCAATTCCGAATAAATAAGAAGGAATACGAGCGGTTGTCGGAGCATATCGGTTTATTTCCTTCGGTGATGGTTTCGCCTGCCGATACGGAGTTGATATATGGAGGCAGCGATGAGCGCCGTAAATTCATGGACAGCGTTATTTCGCAGTTTGACCGGATTTATCTGGATGATTTGATTGCTTATAACAAAGCACTCTTTCAGAGAAACCGCCTGCTGAAGCTATTTGGAAGCGGGATGCCGTTCGACAACGATGCACTTGATATCTGGGATGTTCAGCTGGCAAATCTGGGCAGCCGTATTTTTGAAAAACGAACGGCCTTTATTCAGGGATTCACGCCTGTTTTCGACCGTTTGTTCAGCAAAATAAGTCAGGACAGAGAAGGCGTTACGCTGGAGTACCAAAGTCAGCTTAGCGAGGAAAAACCTGATGTGCTGCTGCGTAATTCCATCAGCCGCGACTGTGCAGCTCAATTCACTACCTGCGGCATTCACAAAGACGACCTGCAGTTTAACCTGGGTGGATTACCCATTCGGAAATTTGGGTCGCAGGGACAACAGAAAACATTTACCATTGCCATACGCCTGGCTCAATTTGAGTATATCAGGACCATCAAGGATTTCAAACCGCTGCTTCTCTTTGATGATATTTTTGATAAACTGGATGAGCACCGCGTAAGGCAGCTTCTGGATTTGGTGAGTGAACATAGTTTCGGGCAGGTCTTTATCAGCGATACGCATCCTGAACGAATCATCAATACCATAAAAAGTATTGAAGCAGAAACGAAGGTTTTTAAAATTCATGACGGTTTGGTGACCGAAATTCTGAATGGCAATGAGTAG
- a CDS encoding radical SAM protein codes for MTLGLSKPGYCTYCPRECAAQREIGDFGYCMSNTGFNIGSICVHRGEEPAISGTHGICNIFFSSCNLQCIYCQNHQVSSNKGNAIGNEYTLDVVLDGICNLLDTGCKAVGFVSPSHCILQVKAIIDGLHEREYHPIFVYNSNGYDKVESLRSLEGMIDIYLPDFKYMDAEIAGQYSDAADYPGVAQAALKEMMRQKGPVLHYLDDKHASSGIIVRHLVLPGATENSKKVLRFIAEECSIKLHVSLMSQYYPTPAVASHPQLGRSITKAEYRAVTDEMEQLGFINGWLQDFESHRNYRPDFSKTHPFEHKES; via the coding sequence ATGACGCTCGGTTTGAGTAAGCCCGGTTATTGCACGTACTGCCCACGCGAGTGTGCCGCCCAGCGGGAAATCGGTGATTTTGGCTACTGCATGAGCAACACCGGATTCAACATTGGTTCAATATGTGTACATCGCGGCGAAGAGCCCGCCATCAGCGGAACGCATGGCATCTGCAACATTTTCTTTTCTTCATGCAACCTTCAGTGTATTTATTGCCAGAACCATCAGGTAAGCAGCAATAAGGGCAATGCCATAGGCAACGAATATACGCTTGATGTTGTACTTGACGGCATCTGCAATTTGCTCGATACCGGCTGCAAAGCCGTGGGGTTTGTAAGTCCTTCCCATTGTATTCTGCAGGTAAAAGCCATTATTGATGGACTGCACGAACGTGAGTACCATCCCATTTTTGTGTATAACAGCAACGGCTACGACAAGGTTGAAAGCCTGCGCTCACTCGAAGGAATGATTGATATCTACCTGCCCGACTTTAAATATATGGATGCTGAAATAGCCGGACAATACAGCGATGCTGCCGATTATCCCGGAGTGGCTCAGGCAGCGCTGAAAGAAATGATGCGGCAGAAAGGTCCGGTATTGCATTATCTTGACGACAAACATGCTTCTTCCGGAATTATTGTAAGACATCTCGTGCTGCCGGGAGCAACAGAAAACAGTAAAAAAGTATTACGCTTTATTGCGGAAGAATGTTCTATCAAGCTGCACGTTTCACTGATGTCGCAGTATTACCCTACACCCGCTGTTGCATCGCATCCGCAACTGGGGCGCAGCATTACGAAAGCCGAATACCGGGCAGTTACCGATGAAATGGAACAGCTTGGTTTTATCAACGGCTGGCTGCAGGACTTCGAAAGCCATCGTAATTACCGCCCCGATTTTTCAAAAACGCATCCGTTCGAACACAAGGAATCGTAA
- a CDS encoding DUF5063 domain-containing protein translates to MDDQSKNKVQSRTVLEMLTVANEYCLFIEDADKFTKEYMLSYLQKVLPLLYLKSSLLPDIEVDDTMPGERFVTEEEWEIAFQRIKSKLGVDDRYIYLARRSATETETRKGSLSENFTDIYQDMKDFILLYQKNTLSAQENAVHDCKLLFESHWGARALNALAAIHQILHQNWDDDNFTPFSAN, encoded by the coding sequence ATGGATGACCAGTCAAAAAATAAGGTTCAGTCGCGAACTGTGCTGGAAATGCTCACAGTAGCCAATGAATATTGCCTTTTTATTGAAGATGCAGATAAATTCACGAAAGAGTATATGCTCAGCTATCTGCAGAAAGTGCTGCCGTTGCTGTATTTAAAAAGTTCGCTGCTGCCCGATATCGAAGTGGACGATACCATGCCCGGTGAGCGGTTTGTAACCGAAGAAGAGTGGGAAATTGCCTTCCAGCGGATAAAAAGCAAACTGGGTGTTGACGACCGTTATATTTATCTGGCGAGGCGCAGCGCTACCGAGACTGAAACCCGCAAAGGAAGTCTTTCCGAGAATTTTACGGATATCTATCAGGATATGAAGGATTTCATATTGCTGTATCAAAAGAATACACTTTCGGCTCAGGAAAACGCTGTTCACGACTGCAAGCTGCTGTTTGAATCGCACTGGGGTGCCCGGGCGCTGAATGCATTGGCGGCTATTCATCAAATCCTGCATCAAAACTGGGACGATGATAATTTTACACCGTTTTCGGCGAATTGA
- a CDS encoding nucleoside deaminase → MNDEKKFLSEAIKLAVENVKNGNGGPFGAVVVKDGVIIGRGANSVTSANDPTAHAEVVAIRDACNNLGSFQLDGCVVYSSCEPCPMCLGAIYWARPEKLIFAATKEDASNVGFDDSFIYEEIAVPIGERKICTEHLHHEDTLSPFTEWTVSQNKIEY, encoded by the coding sequence ATGAATGATGAAAAAAAGTTCCTTTCGGAAGCGATAAAGCTTGCGGTTGAGAACGTGAAGAACGGCAACGGCGGCCCCTTCGGGGCTGTTGTGGTGAAAGACGGTGTCATTATCGGACGCGGAGCAAACAGTGTAACCTCTGCCAACGACCCAACGGCTCATGCCGAAGTGGTTGCTATACGTGATGCCTGCAACAACCTTGGTTCATTCCAGCTCGACGGCTGCGTGGTGTATTCCAGTTGCGAGCCCTGCCCCATGTGCCTTGGAGCTATTTACTGGGCACGTCCCGAAAAACTCATTTTTGCTGCCACAAAAGAAGATGCTTCGAACGTTGGTTTCGACGACTCATTCATATACGAAGAAATTGCTGTGCCTATTGGCGAGCGCAAGATATGTACAGAGCATCTTCATCATGAAGATACCCTCAGTCCTTTCACCGAGTGGACGGTTTCACAGAATAAAATAGAATACTGA
- a CDS encoding helix-turn-helix transcriptional regulator: MKLHTLDEIKDEFIGKRGTAHRDVYEQELQMEVLGDMIKQVRLERNLTQEQLGKLIGVQKSQISKLENNTTNVTLETILRVFHALKAKISFKVELKNQRVRIA; encoded by the coding sequence ATGAAACTTCATACATTAGATGAAATAAAAGATGAATTCATTGGTAAACGCGGCACAGCACATCGCGACGTTTACGAACAAGAGCTGCAAATGGAAGTGCTGGGCGACATGATTAAACAAGTCCGCCTTGAACGGAATCTTACGCAAGAGCAACTCGGAAAATTAATCGGAGTGCAGAAATCGCAAATTTCCAAATTAGAAAATAACACCACAAATGTTACTTTGGAAACAATTCTCAGGGTGTTTCATGCTCTGAAAGCTAAAATAAGCTTCAAAGTAGAATTGAAAAATCAGCGGGTGCGGATTGCATAA
- a CDS encoding DUF721 domain-containing protein, whose product MSSRDNDRTLKDAIKELLEVYKLSGRLNEIDVVNAWPRLVGPALARYTKNIYVHRRVLYVELESSVVRNELSMAKSKLLLALNKGYEHPAIDDIIFK is encoded by the coding sequence ATGAGTAGCAGAGATAACGACCGGACACTGAAAGACGCAATCAAAGAACTTCTTGAGGTGTATAAGCTTTCGGGGCGGCTGAATGAAATTGATGTTGTGAATGCCTGGCCGCGGCTGGTGGGTCCTGCATTGGCGCGTTATACAAAGAATATTTATGTTCACCGACGGGTTTTATATGTAGAACTTGAATCATCCGTAGTCCGAAACGAACTCTCCATGGCGAAATCAAAGCTGCTTTTGGCACTCAATAAAGGATATGAGCACCCGGCCATTGATGATATAATCTTTAAATAA